From the Lolium rigidum isolate FL_2022 chromosome 2, APGP_CSIRO_Lrig_0.1, whole genome shotgun sequence genome, one window contains:
- the LOC124691230 gene encoding uncharacterized protein LOC124691230 — translation MASSGLVPLLVLLLVAPSLSAPPNATAVVSRIAFGSCANQSAPQPVWEAILGFDPQVFIWLGDNVYGDNKRPSRVFGRDRTVGPWRNLPRFYPATEEELRRKYELGKAVPGYAKLRETAQVIGTWDDHDYGLNDAGKEYSGKVFSQRLMLDFLDEAEDSSRRKQAGVYASYMYGPEGKRVKVIMLDTRYHRDPLLSDGTILGDPQWQWLERELHGPPSEITIIGSSIQVVSNLSATTGPLFYVESWARFPRERERLFRLIDSSKRNGVLFISGDVHFGEIARFDCGARYPLYDITSSGLTQSVENSVPAIFQSVMRLLAWLTPTPMRVFNPNCRHKSCSYGQPNFGAIEIDWGAVPPKIKVELKDLQGNSVAGVEFPISELKRSDGHLNKKQGRSFERHCNLETELPWLVRRRLALLFIGTIAVFVVAAVLFGVACFSATNMVTKYKVA, via the exons ATGGCCAGTTCCGGGCTCGTCCCCCTCCTCGttctcctcctcgtcgccccctcccTCAGCGCGCCGCCCAACGCCACAGCCGTGGTGTCCAGGATCGCATTCGGCTCCTGCGCGAACCAGAGCGCGCCTCAG CCCGTGTGGGAAGCTATCTTGGGGTTCGACCCACAGGTCTTCATCTGGCTCGGGGACAACGTCTACGGGGACAACAAGCGCCCGTCCCGGGTCTTCGGGAGGGACCGGACGGTGGGGCCATGGAGGAACCTGCCGCGGTTCTACCCGGCGACGGAGGAGGAGCTGCGGAGGAAGTACGAGCTGGGCAAGGCCGTTCCGGGGTACGCCAAGCTGAGGGAGACGGCCCAG GTGATTGGAACATGGGATGACCATGATTACGGATTGAATGATGCAGGAAAGGAATATAGTGGGAAAGTATTTAGTCAAAGGCTTATGTTAGATTTCTTGGATGAAGCTGAAGATAGTTCACG gaGGAAACAAGCTGGTGTTTATGCCTCATACATGTATGGTCCTGAAGGAAAACGGGTGAAG GTAATTATGTTAGACACTAGATATCACAGAGATCCACTTTTAAGTGATGGAACTATACTTGGAGATCCTCAGTGGCAGTGGTTGGAGAGGGAGCTGCACGGTCCTCCGTCAGAGATCACCATCATTGGATCTTCAATTCAG GTAGTATCCAATCTTTCTGCCACCACAGGACCTTTATTCTATGTGGAGTCCTGGGCACGCTTTCCAAGGGAGAGAGAACGTCTGTTTCGACTGATCGATAGCAGTAAG AGAAATGGTGTATTATTTATCAGTGGAGATGTTCATTTTGGAGAAATCGCTCGTTTTGACTGTGGTGCTCGATATCCATTATATGATATTACCTCTAGTGGTCTTACCCAATCCGTCGAGAATTCTGTTCCAGCAATATTTCAGTCTGTTATGAGACTCCTGGCTTGGCTAACACCAACCCCCATGCGAGTCTTCAACCCTAATTGCCGTCACAAATCATGCTCGTATG GTCAACCAAATTTTGGAGCAATTGAGATAGATTGGGGTGCAGTACCTCCCAAGATTAAAGTTGAACTAAAAGATTTACAGGGTAATTCTGTTGCTGGTGTGGAGTTCCCTATATCCGAACTGAAGCGATCAGATGGGCATTTGAACAAAAAACAAGGGCGTTCTTTTGAACGGCATTGTAATCTTGAAACAGAGCTTCCATGGTTGGTACGGCGCCGCCTTGCTCTGCTGTTCATTGGCACCATTGCTG TTTTTGTTGTAGCTGCGGTGCTGTTTGGAGTCGCCTGCTTTTCAGCTACTAATATGGTCACTAAGTacaaggtggcatag
- the LOC124691231 gene encoding protein tfg-1-like, giving the protein MKRNSQTALLFQKQASKKIASPVQSDIVHDEEVESDIGSEIDIEDTTLHPPSSQQPNARYDQENTKSDCTFSSCSQPTQLVAVVVVRGNAYDKSTPIARGVHLESGYAPTSNSNGKRSAPSRPPLSLYKIITRLHALQLQGKRPANSSSPRPERRGEMSYYGQQQAPVGAPPQQGYPPQGYPPQGYPPPQQGYPPQGYGQQGYPPQQQQQQQQGGPSFMQGCLAALCCCCLLDACF; this is encoded by the exons ATGAAGAGAAATAGCCAAACTGCGCTACTTTTTCAGAAACAAGCATCAAAGAAGATTGCATCTCCGGTCCAATCTGATATTGTACATGATGAAGAAGTCGAATCCGATATTGGGAGCGAGATTGACATTGAAGATACAACACTACATCCACCTTCATCCCAACAACCAAATGCAAG GTACGACCAAGAAAACACCAAATCTGATTGTACGTTCTCGTCTTGTTCTCAGCCAACCCAATTAGTGGCCGTGGTGGTGGTACGCGGCAATGCATACGACAAGTCCACCCCGATCGCCCGAGGCGTCCATCTGGAATCTGGATACGCTCCCACCAGCAACAGCAACGGCAAGCGCAGTGCACCTTCCCGCCCGCCGCTGTCTCTTTATAAAATCATCACTCGGCTCCACGCACTACAGCTACAGGGCAAGAGACCAGCGAATAGTAGTAGCCCCCGGCCGGAGCGGAGAGGAGAGATGAGCTACTACGGCCAGCAGCAGGCGCCCGTCGGCGCGCCGCCGCAGCAAG GTTACCCGCCGCAGGGCTACCCTCCGCAGGGGTACCCGCCGCCGCAGCAGGGGTACCCGCCGCAAGGATATGGCCAGCAGGGGTACCCgccccagcagcagcagcagcagcagcagggcggGCCTTCCTTCATGCAGGGATG CTTGGCCGCCCTTTGCTGCTGCTGTCTCCTGGACGCCTGCTTCTGA